The Lasioglossum baleicum chromosome 12, iyLasBale1, whole genome shotgun sequence genome segment TACTAATTATAGCTGTAATCCCCCAAGAGAATCGGAATTCTAGGTCTTCGTGGAAGTCTGCGCATAAATTATCACAATTTAGTCTATACAAAATCTCGAACGGCTCTCTTCTCGGCAAAATGTTCAGCGACATTTGTCGTTTAGTGTCCGGCAATAAGGTTGACATTTGTTCCGTCATCTCTCTCTGCGAGTTCACGATGTTCATTGCTAACGCGGTGCTAAGTCTCGCTTTTAAGTTAGAACCTAAGCCATTCTCTACGTGCGTGTGGAGCTCCCGTTTGTATATATTTAGCACTAATGGATCCGTATGAAACGGAACATTAAACTCGTCAATGAGCACCCCCAATCTATGAATCTCTTCACTCAGAGCTTTCGAGACCCTCTGTTCTACGTCCTCCACCATATGATGAATCTTGATCTTCATTTCGTGGGTCAACGCCATCAACTGCTTCTCCGTGTAATTTAATTTGTCATGAACCTCCTTTTGAATGTTTAACTGTTCCGTCTTAGTCCTCTGAGTTTGTGTCAGTATCTCGTCCAGTGCTTGTCGAATTTCGGTCGCGATGTGTTTCCCACGTTGAGAATGCTGTTCGAATTTAGTTTTCACAGCGGACTTTGAGATGCATTCTTCGAATTTTCGTTCGAAATCTTGAAACTCGAAATACCGGTTTTGGAATCCTTCGGCTAGTGCACCGTCTACgataaaatttcatttgttaTTAATTATACGTGATTCGTACGATCACCGAGAGCAAATTCGGAAATCTTTACTGTGAGCTGGCTGTCCACGCTGTTCCTGCAAACGCGCTTGAAGCGTTTCCTTCGCTGAAATGAAGAAAACTCGTTCTTCAGCATCTTTCGGCGAATAAACTTTCAATTCTTTCGCCAGAAAGTCAACGGCTCTTTCTTGATGCTGTGCCCTCACCTACACAGACGTGGACCTCGAATAAGCATGGACTTACACGACAGAACGTCGAGCACAATGTAAGAAGCAAAAAGCTGTGAAACTTCCTAAATTGCTTCATGCGACGGATTTTGGTGCACAATGATCATTGCATAGTGCATCACGAATTTTAGTTATgattcgactgcggatctttatgcaaaataaggaagaaaataatatttaataatctttccaatgttttaaattttggCTACTCatatttcccataaatgcatagaatccgcagtctagttacgatCAATGACaacgaaatgaaatttgtaACTTCGGTACAATTAATAAAGTGAAATAGAGCAACTTACCTCTTTCTGTTCTCTGACCAGCTAAGAGATAAATGGGGTATTACATGAGTTACTTAAGTAAAGCTGCCACTGCATACAGCTAATATTTTAACGGATCTATTCTTTAAACATATCCTTGTAAAtagcaaataaataaaatttacatGCGAAAAATTACCGCAACTATAACGTTAATATGTAGTACCAGctttaataaatttcattttgcaCGAGATTACCTCGTTATTGAAAAATTACTTCCAACTGtagtttttcaaataatttgatacattatgaaatacaaatttaacGTAAGACATACCTGCTCGAAGAATTCTGGTTCTGAAGCAGACGCGTCCCATCGATTATTTAATATGAATATATTCGGTTTCGATAATTTTGTAGACACTTTATGGAAAAAGTTCTTTTCCTGTAATTACTATTGTTATTATGTATTCTATGCTATTACACTAGGTCAGTGTAAAAATTCCTGCCTGATTCCTCAttgtattttaatacaaaatagAGCACGAACTTTTTTGCACTGTCCTAATATAAATCTAATTACCCGAGCTACTTACAGTAACCATTAAAGTAGACTCAGCATTAGCTACTAAGACAAAAACATCTGCATCCAAACAGTGTTTATCGATCCATTCGTCTAGATTCGGTGTTACATCCACTCCTGGACTGTCAACAAATACGACATCATCTCGTAACAATAAACATTTGTCCTTTGGCCAAAATATCCTAACTAAGTGGCTCTCGCATAGTTTCTCTTTGCACAGGGCATGACCCAATTGCCCCACTGATTGGACTGGTTGCTTTTCGGTCGATCCTTCGGTAATCAGATATGCGTCTCCGTTATCCGAACCTTCGACTTGTAGGAAACAGTTTGTCGTGTGTCCTATGCCACTCGGTAGAATTTTATCGCGTAACATTGCATTGATAACTGTACTCTTTCCATTGCTAGTCCTGAAACATGCGTGATATTTGGTGTAAACTTCCTTGTAAGTATTACTCTATGTATAATTTCTAGAGCTGTGTGAGAACCCGAACATGACGAGACTTTTATACGAGATTGGGATAGGTTCTCGAATATTTTCAGGAATCCCAAACCTGATGCAATAAAATGTTCGGTTTTTCGCACACCTTTATTAGTTTCGCACCTTCCGAAAAAAGCAACTTTCATGTGATCCCGCTTAAGTACATCCCTAATCCCTTTAACCTTCTCAACATAACTGGCGATCTTTGCAGCTTCTTCAGGCGTGACAATGTTATCTTCTTTTTGGAGTGCTGCAGAAGCAATTGTACAAGTTATTTGCAATTACCGTTACGATAAAGTACTGAGAAAATTATGGAATACTCTTTACATTTCATAAACCGAACGGTATCCTGCACATAATCTTCTATCTCCACAAATATGTCGTTGATCTTCTTTTTGGCCTTAACGAAAATCTGAAGAGGAGAATTGTCAGTTCGTATATCTGTTGATCGCATGTAGCTGTCTCCCCCAATCATGGACATTGTACGATTGATGTAGACAGCCATAGTTCCCTTATATGTTTATCGTGTACACAACAGGTTTAGCAAAGTAAGAAAAATATGGTGCAATACACTAGGCAGGACGTTGTTGCAGTGCACAGCATGCAGGACCaactgaaatcataaaaaaagcaACAGTTAAATACTGTCTAATAACAACACTGATCTACAaggtttaatataaaatatatacaatgtattgagaaataaatatttatataggaACACTTA includes the following:
- the Marf gene encoding mitochondrial assembly regulatory factor isoform X1 — encoded protein: MAVYINRTMSMIGGDSYMRSTDIRTDNSPLQIFVKAKKKINDIFVEIEDYVQDTVRFMKSLQKEDNIVTPEEAAKIASYVEKVKGIRDVLKRDHMKVAFFGRTSNGKSTVINAMLRDKILPSGIGHTTNCFLQVEGSDNGDAYLITEGSTEKQPVQSVGQLGHALCKEKLCESHLVRIFWPKDKCLLLRDDVVFVDSPGVDVTPNLDEWIDKHCLDADVFVLVANAESTLMVTEKNFFHKVSTKLSKPNIFILNNRWDASASEPEFFEQLVREQKEVRAQHQERAVDFLAKELKVYSPKDAEERVFFISAKETLQARLQEQRGQPAHNGALAEGFQNRYFEFQDFERKFEECISKSAVKTKFEQHSQRGKHIATEIRQALDEILTQTQRTKTEQLNIQKEVHDKLNYTEKQLMALTHEMKIKIHHMVEDVEQRVSKALSEEIHRLGVLIDEFNVPFHTDPLVLNIYKRELHTHVENGLGSNLKARLSTALAMNIVNSQREMTEQMSTLLPDTKRQMSLNILPRREPFEILYRLNCDNLCADFHEDLEFRFSWGITAIISRFAGKQSPKFAIANYTQDIPPALMSPAESVDSMKFVSTTPNFPARSDDWSLASKIAMASISSQGTMGGLIVAGFMLKTIGWRLIAVAGTIYGALYLYERLTWTNAAKEREFKRQYVSHATKKLKLIVDLTSANCSHQVQQELSSTFARLCHLVDETTSEMGSDITKIASTIRILEEATNSAKVLRNKANYLTNELDLFDAAYLKSLN
- the Marf gene encoding mitochondrial assembly regulatory factor isoform X4, encoding MKSLQKEDNIVTPEEAAKIASYVEKVKGIRDVLKRDHMKVAFFGRTSNGKSTVINAMLRDKILPSGIGHTTNCFLQVEGSDNGDAYLITEGSTEKQPVQSVGQLGHALCKEKLCESHLVRIFWPKDKCLLLRDDVVFVDSPGVDVTPNLDEWIDKHCLDADVFVLVANAESTLMVTEKNFFHKVSTKLSKPNIFILNNRWDASASEPEFFEQLVREQKEVRAQHQERAVDFLAKELKVYSPKDAEERVFFISAKETLQARLQEQRGQPAHNGALAEGFQNRYFEFQDFERKFEECISKSAVKTKFEQHSQRGKHIATEIRQALDEILTQTQRTKTEQLNIQKEVHDKLNYTEKQLMALTHEMKIKIHHMVEDVEQRVSKALSEEIHRLGVLIDEFNVPFHTDPLVLNIYKRELHTHVENGLGSNLKARLSTALAMNIVNSQREMTEQMSTLLPDTKRQMSLNILPRREPFEILYRLNCDNLCADFHEDLEFRFSWGITAIISRFAGKQSPKFAIANYTQDIPPALMSPAESVDSMKFVSTTPNFPARSDDWSLASKIAMASISSQGTMGGLIVAGFMLKTIGWRLIAVAGTIYGALYLYERLTWTNAAKEREFKRQYVSHATKKLKLIVDLTSANCSHQVQQELSSTFARLCHLVDETTSEMGSDITKIASTIRILEEATNSAKVLRNKANYLTNELDLFDAAYLKSLN
- the Marf gene encoding mitochondrial assembly regulatory factor isoform X3 yields the protein MTKDKKIFVKAKKKINDIFVEIEDYVQDTVRFMKSLQKEDNIVTPEEAAKIASYVEKVKGIRDVLKRDHMKVAFFGRTSNGKSTVINAMLRDKILPSGIGHTTNCFLQVEGSDNGDAYLITEGSTEKQPVQSVGQLGHALCKEKLCESHLVRIFWPKDKCLLLRDDVVFVDSPGVDVTPNLDEWIDKHCLDADVFVLVANAESTLMVTEKNFFHKVSTKLSKPNIFILNNRWDASASEPEFFEQLVREQKEVRAQHQERAVDFLAKELKVYSPKDAEERVFFISAKETLQARLQEQRGQPAHNGALAEGFQNRYFEFQDFERKFEECISKSAVKTKFEQHSQRGKHIATEIRQALDEILTQTQRTKTEQLNIQKEVHDKLNYTEKQLMALTHEMKIKIHHMVEDVEQRVSKALSEEIHRLGVLIDEFNVPFHTDPLVLNIYKRELHTHVENGLGSNLKARLSTALAMNIVNSQREMTEQMSTLLPDTKRQMSLNILPRREPFEILYRLNCDNLCADFHEDLEFRFSWGITAIISRFAGKQSPKFAIANYTQDIPPALMSPAESVDSMKFVSTTPNFPARSDDWSLASKIAMASISSQGTMGGLIVAGFMLKTIGWRLIAVAGTIYGALYLYERLTWTNAAKEREFKRQYVSHATKKLKLIVDLTSANCSHQVQQELSSTFARLCHLVDETTSEMGSDITKIASTIRILEEATNSAKVLRNKANYLTNELDLFDAAYLKSLN
- the Marf gene encoding mitochondrial assembly regulatory factor isoform X2 — encoded protein: MAVYINRTMSMIGGDSYMRSTDIRTDNSPLQIFVKAKKKINDIFVEIEDYVQDTVRFMKSLQKEDNIVTPEEAAKIASYVEKVKGIRDVLKRDHMKVAFFGRTSNGKSTVINAMLRDKILPSGIGHTTNCFLQVEGSDNGDAYLITEGSTEKQPVQSVGQLGHALCKEKLCESHLVRIFWPKDKCLLLRDDVVFVDSPGVDVTPNLDEWIDKHCLDADVFVLVANAESTLMVTEKNFFHKVSTKLSKPNIFILNNRWDASASEPEFFEQVRAQHQERAVDFLAKELKVYSPKDAEERVFFISAKETLQARLQEQRGQPAHNGALAEGFQNRYFEFQDFERKFEECISKSAVKTKFEQHSQRGKHIATEIRQALDEILTQTQRTKTEQLNIQKEVHDKLNYTEKQLMALTHEMKIKIHHMVEDVEQRVSKALSEEIHRLGVLIDEFNVPFHTDPLVLNIYKRELHTHVENGLGSNLKARLSTALAMNIVNSQREMTEQMSTLLPDTKRQMSLNILPRREPFEILYRLNCDNLCADFHEDLEFRFSWGITAIISRFAGKQSPKFAIANYTQDIPPALMSPAESVDSMKFVSTTPNFPARSDDWSLASKIAMASISSQGTMGGLIVAGFMLKTIGWRLIAVAGTIYGALYLYERLTWTNAAKEREFKRQYVSHATKKLKLIVDLTSANCSHQVQQELSSTFARLCHLVDETTSEMGSDITKIASTIRILEEATNSAKVLRNKANYLTNELDLFDAAYLKSLN